A portion of the Acidisarcina polymorpha genome contains these proteins:
- a CDS encoding TerC/Alx family metal homeostasis membrane protein encodes MLAGAPLSYWIGFHALVLALLAIDLLFLNPKNEKRAQKLAWGWTLFLFCLACAFALTLVRVDGHQHALEFFSSYLIESSLSVDNLFVFLLMFRSLQLDRQQQHSILLWGVGGAIVMRALFIAAGVTLLAHFAWIEDVFGVILLIAAVRLIRHQANNEKPSAVVRWIQSQSLKRAAKAAEGEGRKNDGPAKGGRGRPSAGNVEAAVQPQTTAAPLRAAQHQVTLTPATFVMIVLAVEGTDLVFALDSIPAVLAITRDPFIAYTSNIFAVLGLRSLYFALAGMLDRFRLLHYGLAAILGFVALKMLLARWVHVNVVISLAVILGILAIFIAASLLEEKRRRAHA; translated from the coding sequence ATGCTCGCCGGCGCGCCTCTAAGCTATTGGATCGGTTTCCACGCCCTGGTGCTCGCCCTGCTGGCAATCGATCTCCTCTTCCTGAACCCTAAGAACGAGAAGAGAGCGCAGAAACTTGCGTGGGGATGGACCCTCTTTCTCTTCTGCCTGGCATGCGCTTTCGCGCTCACTCTGGTGCGTGTTGACGGCCACCAGCATGCACTTGAATTCTTCTCCAGCTATCTCATCGAGAGCTCGCTCAGCGTCGACAACCTTTTCGTCTTCCTGCTAATGTTCCGTTCGCTTCAGCTCGATCGCCAACAACAGCACAGCATCCTGCTTTGGGGAGTGGGCGGCGCCATTGTTATGCGCGCTCTTTTTATCGCTGCAGGCGTCACCCTGCTCGCTCATTTCGCCTGGATTGAAGACGTTTTTGGAGTCATTCTGCTCATCGCCGCCGTTCGTCTCATACGCCACCAAGCCAACAATGAGAAGCCCTCGGCAGTGGTGCGATGGATCCAGTCGCAGTCGCTGAAGCGCGCCGCAAAAGCGGCAGAGGGGGAAGGGCGTAAGAACGATGGACCTGCGAAAGGCGGCAGAGGCCGTCCGTCAGCCGGCAACGTTGAAGCGGCCGTCCAGCCCCAGACCACCGCCGCGCCGCTCCGAGCCGCTCAACATCAGGTAACCTTGACCCCGGCTACCTTTGTCATGATCGTTCTCGCCGTCGAGGGAACCGACCTTGTCTTCGCCCTCGACTCGATACCAGCGGTACTGGCCATCACCCGCGATCCATTCATCGCCTACACGTCGAATATCTTCGCCGTACTGGGCCTGCGCTCGCTCTACTTCGCGCTCGCCGGCATGTTGGATCGCTTCCGTCTGCTCCACTACGGACTGGCGGCGATCCTCGGCTTCGTCGCTCTGAAGATGCTGCTGGCCCGCTGGGTGCACGTCAATGTGGTGATATCTCTAGCAGTGATTTTGGGGATACTGGCCATCTTTATCGCCGCCTCTCTACTCGAGGAGAAGAGGCGGAGGGCTCACGCCTAA
- a CDS encoding M28 family peptidase, translating to MTTANPEPQDGRASGRKHEARVPRIGPAEILPSGLACSILATLLIALTTLATAQASHFNGARALEYARELVAFGPRYNASEGLVKAQAWLRKQFAKDDLVEDTFVVDTPAGPQQLHNFVVRFPGKKDGVIVLATHYETNYWLKDTSFVGANDGASTTGLLIEMASHLRATGGKPLDGYSVWLVFFDGEEAVKSWSSSDSLYGSRHLAAKWQNDGTLKKIKAFLLTDMIGDKDLDIARDGNSTPWLEDLVGKAAARQGDQRYFFHHNTAEDDDHIPFAQRGVPVADIIDDDYGPHDAGHPDGYHHTPQDTLDMISAKSLTIDGDVLLDALRALNQR from the coding sequence ATGACGACCGCGAATCCAGAGCCGCAGGATGGTCGAGCGTCCGGCCGGAAGCATGAGGCTCGAGTCCCAAGAATCGGACCCGCTGAGATACTCCCTTCGGGCCTCGCCTGCTCAATACTGGCGACACTCCTCATCGCCCTCACTACCCTTGCAACTGCTCAGGCAAGCCACTTCAATGGTGCGCGGGCCCTCGAATACGCGCGTGAACTGGTCGCCTTCGGGCCCCGTTACAACGCCAGTGAAGGCCTGGTCAAAGCACAGGCATGGCTGCGGAAACAATTCGCGAAAGACGATCTGGTCGAAGACACCTTCGTCGTCGACACTCCGGCAGGCCCCCAGCAGCTGCATAACTTTGTTGTAAGATTTCCCGGTAAGAAAGACGGCGTGATCGTCCTCGCGACCCACTACGAGACCAATTACTGGCTGAAAGACACGAGCTTTGTCGGTGCGAACGACGGTGCATCGACGACCGGCCTGCTCATCGAAATGGCCAGCCATCTGCGAGCGACGGGCGGCAAGCCACTCGACGGTTACAGTGTGTGGCTCGTCTTCTTCGACGGCGAAGAAGCCGTAAAGAGCTGGTCCAGCTCTGATTCTCTCTATGGCAGCCGCCATCTCGCCGCCAAATGGCAAAATGACGGCACTCTTAAGAAGATCAAGGCCTTCCTGCTCACCGACATGATCGGCGATAAGGATTTGGACATCGCTCGCGATGGCAACTCCACTCCATGGCTGGAGGACCTTGTCGGCAAGGCCGCCGCCCGCCAAGGCGATCAGCGCTACTTCTTCCATCACAACACGGCCGAAGATGATGACCACATCCCCTTCGCTCAGCGCGGCGTTCCGGTCGCCGACATCATCGACGACGACTACGGGCCGCATGACGCCGGCCACCCTGACGGCTATCACCACACCCCCCAGGACACCCTCGACATGATCAGCGCCAAAAGCTTAACCATCGATGGCGATGTCCTGCTCGATGCCCTCCGCGCCCTGAATCAACGCTAA
- the tatC gene encoding twin-arginine translocase subunit TatC: MVDLVERARAALTERKDQTELPGMSLIEHLNELRQRLVHSAVALVIGFFIAYAFHEKIFGIMQAPIVEALKKNHLDTQLVIHNPIDGFNMYLKISFTFGAILAAPYVLYQLWLFISPGLYANEKKYVTPFMVATVGLFLCGAFFGYHYVFPGSLGFLFDYSKQFKPLIEISEYTDLFNTVILGLGITFELPILVMFLSLFGIVSPKFLWKNIRYAILIIFIIAAIITPTPDVLTMCVFASPMLVLYLISIGVSFMVHPARRRKRAAEAS; the protein is encoded by the coding sequence ATGGTTGATCTGGTAGAACGTGCCCGCGCTGCGCTCACCGAGCGCAAGGACCAAACCGAACTTCCAGGCATGAGCCTGATCGAGCACCTGAACGAGTTGCGCCAACGCCTGGTGCATTCGGCGGTTGCGCTCGTGATCGGTTTCTTCATTGCCTACGCTTTTCACGAGAAGATCTTTGGCATCATGCAGGCGCCCATCGTCGAGGCCCTGAAAAAGAACCACCTCGACACGCAGCTTGTGATCCACAACCCGATCGATGGCTTCAATATGTATTTGAAGATCAGCTTCACCTTTGGAGCCATCCTTGCCGCGCCCTACGTTCTCTATCAGCTGTGGCTTTTCATCTCGCCCGGCCTTTACGCGAATGAGAAAAAGTATGTGACGCCGTTCATGGTCGCCACGGTGGGGCTGTTTCTCTGTGGAGCATTTTTCGGGTACCACTACGTATTCCCCGGCTCGCTCGGCTTCCTGTTCGACTACTCCAAGCAGTTCAAGCCGCTGATCGAAATCAGCGAATACACCGACCTCTTCAATACCGTGATCCTGGGCTTGGGGATTACCTTCGAACTGCCGATCCTGGTCATGTTCCTTTCCCTCTTCGGGATCGTGAGCCCTAAGTTCCTGTGGAAGAACATCCGCTATGCGATCCTGATCATCTTCATCATCGCGGCGATCATCACTCCTACCCCGGATGTGCTGACCATGTGCGTCTTCGCGAGCCCGATGCTCGTGCTGTACCTCATCAGCATCGGAGTATCGTTCATGGTCCACCCAGCCCGCCGCCGCAAACGGGCAGCGGAAGCCTCTTAA
- a CDS encoding twin-arginine translocase TatA/TatE family subunit, which yields MHVGDTIFIFCLALIIFGPKKLPEIGRQIGKLMVEFRRASNEFKMQIEEELRASDEAERQKEITAATTMLPKTATVTPASLLEGAAASQSNGASSAAAQDPVISPPSTGVPVNHTFSPVETTAAESISAEAPDAYPEPADGFNPGLNTASNAELAEVPVASVQPEFPTETFEPAAAATDHPDPEKAQASVHHG from the coding sequence ATGCACGTTGGCGATACTATCTTTATTTTTTGTCTGGCGCTTATCATCTTTGGCCCCAAGAAGCTGCCGGAGATCGGCCGTCAAATTGGCAAACTGATGGTCGAGTTTCGTCGTGCCAGTAATGAATTCAAGATGCAGATCGAAGAAGAGCTGCGCGCATCCGACGAGGCAGAGCGGCAAAAAGAGATCACCGCGGCGACCACCATGCTGCCGAAGACTGCCACAGTCACGCCAGCGTCGCTCCTGGAGGGAGCCGCTGCAAGCCAATCGAACGGCGCCTCCTCCGCGGCGGCCCAGGATCCTGTGATTTCGCCACCCAGCACCGGCGTTCCGGTCAACCACACCTTTTCTCCGGTCGAGACAACGGCCGCTGAGTCGATTTCGGCCGAAGCTCCAGACGCTTACCCGGAGCCGGCGGACGGCTTCAACCCCGGCCTGAACACTGCCTCGAATGCCGAGCTGGCCGAAGTACCAGTGGCCAGCGTCCAGCCTGAGTTCCCGACGGAGACCTTCGAACCGGCAGCTGCCGCGACCGACCACCCGGATCCAGAGAAAGCCCAGGCGTCCGTTCATCATGGTTGA
- a CDS encoding DUF2203 domain-containing protein — protein MDEAQALVPVLESLLKRGIDAKQAAEAVGENLQRLSHRIFLSGGMYVDVGKVAQQRTEMDAHIQRAKDAFEEIDAIGVQVKDLDIGLLDFPCKVNEEVVLLCWKMGESKITHWHTMEAGFSGRQPLDDRFEGRSNRPKPEKPN, from the coding sequence TTGGACGAAGCACAAGCTTTGGTGCCGGTGCTCGAATCCCTGCTGAAGCGGGGCATTGACGCCAAGCAGGCGGCCGAGGCGGTCGGTGAAAACCTGCAGCGATTGAGCCATCGCATCTTCTTGTCCGGCGGCATGTACGTGGACGTCGGCAAGGTGGCGCAGCAGCGCACTGAAATGGATGCGCACATCCAGCGGGCCAAGGACGCCTTCGAGGAGATCGACGCAATCGGCGTTCAGGTCAAGGACCTGGATATCGGTCTGCTCGATTTCCCCTGCAAGGTTAACGAGGAAGTAGTGCTTCTGTGTTGGAAGATGGGCGAGTCGAAGATAACGCACTGGCATACCATGGAAGCGGGATTTAGCGGCCGCCAGCCACTGGATGATCGCTTTGAAGGACGTTCGAACCGGCCGAAGCCGGAGAAGCCGAACTGA